In Ananas comosus cultivar F153 linkage group 7, ASM154086v1, whole genome shotgun sequence, the sequence CAAACTTTACGAACAACCGTAAGGTGGATTATTAAGCTATACTAGataggttggagaaaactcaccgaacgcGAAGGAATCTCTCACGATCTCCGAAagggagctagaatccttcaaatccaacctaaacaaaggttctaaactaatcaatttggttctagaagctacaaatcaaaaatccccaaatctaaccctaaaatccaaaatctagggtttgatctaatagAAACCATCAAAACATGTATAAAACGGGAAATatatgttactaacctctcaagaagctccaaaacaaGCTCAAGGTCCTCAAGGGTGGAAGTTTGatcctcaatcaagctccaaaccaaCTCTCCAAGCTTTCCAATGGTGaaaaacccacaaaaagcaagaaggagaagaggaaagagatcaaaaccactaaaaacccaccaaaaaaaggagaagaaatcaaagggggAGAGTCTCACCTTGATCTCCTCTGGTTATGGCTCAAAAACCGCAGCTAGGGGGGCTGGGGTGATATATaaaggtgttgtaacaattgcaaaaacacccctccacgaaacagcccaaactgcactacgtaccggtacacgggtttgtgtaccggtacacaacccacgaaatggccaaacccgagcctcggattTACCTCAAAatcgtctgtgtaccggtatacgggctcgcgtaccggtacagcaagcatgGCGTACCGATACAGCAAGCACCGCGTATcggtacacagccctctgagggcaacccgagagctaaccaaaaattcgaTCTTTAGGGATTTTGGTACCAGCTCAagaccacaattctcgggatgcgagccataggtcggaacactgtctacgaccttccagaaaatctgaaaaagctcgacacacggatcaaacactcgaacctcgcaatttgcaaaggtcaaGTGTGTTAcaactatatagtgaaatttttataatagataagacatgcattttaagtgtttcaaaattcataataattctatctagcatgaatatgcatttACTTTCACAAAAAGACAAGTATTTTACTCATAGGGCCATTTTGCCCTaattcatgaagccaaacccatcaatttttcgaactcttcgtttcgccgaacgaaggtgtccgctagcctcctagcaccctaatgatgtaggaacaagggttaccCAAACAAAACGAACAACGGATTGATCAATCAATAAGCATttcaagctagggttgaagaaaactcaccgattgcgaaggaagctctctctatctccaaatgggagttagcgtccttccaatctaacctaaacaaaggttctaaacccatcaatttggttctagaaactacaaatccaaaatctccaattccaaccctaaaatccaaaatctagggttttcaaCAAGTAGAAACTACAAAACTTGATCCAAAAAGGAGATTAAGtatactaacctcacaagatgcttaaaaccaagctccaagccaagtggagttgaagatctcctctcaaacaagctcctctccaagctccaagccttcaacaatggaggaaacccaacaaaaagtaaggtggagaagagaggagagatcaaaacgaaccaaaatccatcaaaaatggagaagaaatcaaagggggAGAGTCTCACCTTGTTCTCCATAGGTTAGGGCACAAGAAAGCCCTCTAAAGGGGCTGGGGTGTAATATAtaggtgttgcaacaattgcaaaaacatccttccacgaaacagcccaaactgcactgcgtaccggtacacgggtttgtgtaccggtacacaacctgcaaaccagcccaacccgagcctcgggttggcgcacTGGCGGCCagcgctgatggctgtaccggtacagccatcaccgcgTACCAGTACGCCACCCTGCTGACATCTATCCGAGAGCACACtaataatccaaatttttgggttttggtgccaagttttaaacctcaattctcgggactcgaaccataggtcggaactctatcaacgaccctccacaaaatgtggaaaagctcagaacacaaatcaaacactcgaacctcgcaatttgcaaaggtccagtgcgttacatgcACTTAGCCGAAAATCCGCGGAGAACCTAGCCttgtgggttacaaatcaaacgCCCCTATGGTTACAATGGGGAAAATAGATCTTGAGGTGGTGGCTCCAGAAATTCTGGCTAGGTTGATGACGTTGGTGGTCCAACCGagcttattggagaggatcaaaagTCTGCAGTTGGCGGACCCAGTTCTCCAGAAGGTGTGGCACAATGTTGAGAGTGGCCATGGTGGAGATTTTAGCTTGGATGCTAgtggtgcacttcggtttcgaaaccggtagTGTGTGCCAAACgacgaggagcttcgcaagctgattttgcaagaagcacattggtctccttatgttgaccacccgggcggcaccaagatgtttcACGAGTTAAAGAcgctttattggtggccgggaatgaaagctgatattgggcgcttcgtggcgaagtgtttGGTATGTCAACAGGTGAAAGCGGAGCGTCGATTCCCAGCGGGGAAGCTTTAGAGTTTATctattcccgtctggaaatgggaagatatgtCGATAGATTTCGTCGTCGGCTTACCTCGCTCGACAGTTGGCCACGATacaatttgggtgattgtggatcgtttgacgaaatcggcgcacTTTCTGCCGATCCACAACACTTGGGCAGGAGAGAAGTTAGCGcaggtgtatcttgatgaggtggtgaggttgcacggggtgccaaagtcgattgtgtcagatcgagaccccaagttcacttcacacttttggagaagcctgcaggaagcccttggcacgcgaCTCGAGTCCAGTACcacgtttcatcctcagacagatgggcagaCAAAGAGAACCATCCAGACCCTGAAGGATATGTTGCAGGCGTGTGCCATTGATTATAAGGGGAGTTGGTGTAAGCACatgccaatggccgagttcgcctacaacaacagttatcatgcaagtatgggaatggcaccgttcgaggctctttatgggcggaagtgccgatctcccattcattggagtgatgtgggcgagcAAATGGAATTCGGTCCCGATGTATTGCGAGAgacggaggagaaagtccacctggctcgcaagagattgctcacagCGCAGTCTCGACAGAAGAGCTATTCAGATAAGCGCCGTAGAGATatggagttcgcggtgggtgaccgcgtgttcttgaaagtttcgCCAATGAGAGGCGTGAAGAGATTTGGGGTGCGAGGGAAATTGAGTCCTCGTTATATTGGCCCATACGAAgtcttggagcggattgggacggtggcttaccgACTTGCATTGCCACCTaagcttgcgggtgtgcacaacgtattccacgtctccaatctccgcaagtatgtgcaAGATCCTGAGTATGTCTTGGTCTATGAGCCGCCAGAACTGCAAGAAGATATGAGTtacgaggagtttccggtgATGATTTTGGCTCAGGAGGTGCGtaagttgaggaatcgagaaattccctatgttaaAGTTCAGTAGAGCAATCATAGCGATtgcgaagccacttgggagctcgagagcgagATGATGATGCATCACCCTCACTTGTTCGAGGACTAAGTTGAGGTATGGGTTTAGACTTTGAGTTCTAAGTAAGTTTGGTAgcattgagttcgtttcgaggacgaaactcttttaaggtggaaaggatgtaaggaagtgaattctcgaaatacgaggattagacttcgttttgaatcgactaattgtcgagggTATGggcttcgaaaagtccgaaggtgattgtAATGCatgaagtgcattaaggaaaagtccgcgagagcatcagtgcaaaatctgcacttgtggagttttgctctcggggaccggtccctggtagggagagactggtccccgaggcTATGGTTGCGGGGAATtcctgatgcaaccggtccctggcagggagggaccggtcccccgcgtgcgaaaaatgatcaaaggccgaaaatcggctaagtcccgaaaatgttgctctcgggaaccggtctctcaggcaaggactggtctctcggggaccagtctctcaggcagggaccggttcccgaacgcgaaatcccttCTGCCCAAATGAgaggctctcggggatcggtctccccaacctgggaccggtccctctgctgCGAAAATGCCTAGTGAGGGCTGTTTCATATAGTGGAAAGTtaaggggcttatttgcaaaatggcTTATATGAGAGGTGGGgaactctcttctctccctcattGCTCTCATTTCCCCTCACACTCTCAcccttttccctctctctctctctctctctagaaataaaagaaggagaagagaaaggagaagaggaagaggaagaagaagaatgagaagttggagaagaagacaagggCTTGGAGattatcttcttctctctctcccgcaagcttggagcttgatATTGAGGTAAGCCCTCAACCCTAcatggtggatttcttaggtttagggtttttgttGCTtaaaatggttcgaatggaacctattgaaggtaaggagatggttcgagctcgaattTGAAGCTTGCACCACGGATTCCTCCATTGTTGCCAACCTatggcacggatttgggatttttggaaatctagggttttcatctattttgatgggtcgtaaacctaattgctaggtttctgaacgcgtcggcgaagacggttcgtcgatacgacgagcgagtgtgaagatatcgccgaaacaAGTACTTGAGGGTTCGTATAGACCCAAGGAGTTGAAGCGACATACAAGGATCGTGACATCGAGTTTTCTAGCTACGCggctgtaatacactggatcttagcaaattgcaagattcgagtgtttgatctgtgtttggagcctctccacagtttttggagggtcgttgatagcgttccgacccctggcgcgcatcccgaggatgttggagtgagtcttggcaccaaaatcccaaaattggaatttttggtcagctctcgggtagcctgcagcaggacttgtaccggaacaagactggccttgtaccggtacaagggttgatggttgtaccggtacagccatcgggcttgtaccggtacagagccgcagaccgcgcgacccgagcctcgggtttgcaatttcgtcggccttgtaccggtacaagagcccgtgtaccggtacaaggaggcagatttcgtgcagaatgaaactgcagggggttttgtGCGTGTGTAGCCTTCTATTAGTAACCCCACGCCCTTAGGGCATCTCCTGAGCTTGGAACCTGCAGGGAGAAAGGTGAGGAAGCCCTCCACACCTTCCTTTgtgatttctttgattttggttggggttttaagagattaaaccttctttttgctccttttgctTGTTGGAAGCTTTTCCACCTTTGGAGCTTGATTTTGGAGCTTGGTAGAGGGAAGACCTTGGGACTTGGatagtttagagcttggattgaagcttctaagaggtaagcaacatgttctctccctctagattcaagttttattggagattttgagatgaaaccctagaatgaggttttagggttaatattgggcattttgaatctagggcttttggagctagattgagtggattagaggcttccattgggttggattggatgagccctagcttcattttggagctttagaggagatttttgcactagaggtgagttttcctcacctatgattgattagcttaatgtttgagctaggtATTGTTCGTTCGGCTCGTATGACTCatgttcttgtacctctagggtactaggagactagaggacaccctcgttggagcgcacgaggagtttcgttgtcatcggtgggtttggcttcgtggaaatggggcgaaatggcccctatgctctttctacttgttgtaaattatttttaagttcatttctatgctaaatggaatttatatgaattttagagcacttaaaatgcatgcctcgtgtattatgaaaatttcactatatagtagagctatatgagtagaatgcatgcatacgggaaaagtgtttattttgcaagtgaaaaatacatctcttatgagaattatgacttggaatatgtactttggaacatagttaccatgttttgacatagagaaccagagtgtcataaaggggcacttgaaactagtaaactatgaaactg encodes:
- the LOC109712828 gene encoding uncharacterized protein LOC109712828, with product MEFGPDVLRETEEKVHLARKRLLTAQSRQKSYSDKRRRDMEFAVGDRVFLKVSPMRGVKRFGVRGKLSPRYIGPYEVLERIGTVAYRLALPPKLAELQEDMSYEEFPVMILAQEVRKLRNREIPYVKVQ